The genome window TTTACAAAGCGATCATAGTGGATTacgatgtaaacacacaaacaccctcacgcatacacacctgATCAGAGGCCTACAGCTCACCACATCAGACAGGAGGATCACAGCCTCTCAATATGCACATCAATGGAAAAATGTCAGGAGGTTTAATGACTGAAGATTAATGAAGGCCTAAAAGCATACACATGAAcatacccacatacacacacacaggtcttaaCTATCCCCATATGGTGTAGCGATGCAACATATAGGCCACCTTGTGATTCTCATATGGAGAAAACCTGGTGCTCATAATGAATGCCAGAGTCAGTGTGGCCCTctgaacactcacacacaatcacacatacacaattccACACTTCAAACACCATGGCTGTCCGTAATGTACTTTTAATCGTGGTGcctttgtaattattatttttaccccCAATGATGTTATTCTTTCCCGTCTGCAACGCACATGTTAGAAATCCCCTTtatcaggaagtgtgtgtgtgtgtgtgtgtgtgtgtgtgtgtgtgtgtgtgtgtgtgtgtgtgtgtgtgtgtgtgtgtgtgtgtgtgtgtgtgtgtgtgtgtgtgtgtacatgcacctTGGTTTTCCTGTTGGAAGGATACAGCCGTGGTCTCTGCGTCATCTCAGTCCCCCGCTTCCATGACTGCTGTGAAATCCCTTCTCCTGTAGAGATAAGCCcccgttgtgtgtttgtgtgtgtgttcatgtatgtgATTGAATCCTTGGTTGTGAATAAGAGGCACACATCCTCGTCAATCCTTGTACACTAAAATTATAATTTTGTACATAGATTTATATTTAACTTAGTTATTTTCATGTATTCATTGGCTATTATTTTGTCTGAGACGGAGGTTGTCTGAGACAGAGGTTGTTAGAGGTCTGCTTATCAATGCATATAAATCACACATGTATGAGCACATGTGATGGTAAGAACCCTCAGTTTAACGACCTGGCTGGGTCATTAGGAGCCCTGACCCTGGTGACCCTGGTGACCTGTGATCAGTTGAGTCGGTCggcccctgctcctccactcctcttctTAGTCCAGAGCTCTGAGGGCCTCAGTGGTAACCAAGTAGAGGTCCAGTCACACTCGGCTAATTAGAGGAAAAGGCTCTTTGGTGGATGTGAATTGGGCCATTATTGTTGGATAACGACAGTTTtcaatacataaataatatgaacacacacacacgtataataTATGTTTGTATAATAGGTCAAAGATTCCCCACTCACCAATGTTCTTTGTGAATGGCATGTAGAAATAGTATAAATCCTTTTTTGTGTGCACACCACTCAAGTGAGGCCCACTGACTTGCAAAGCAGTAGACGCAGACGTCGTGCAAAGCAGCAGACGTGTTGCaggacaaacaaaacaacactgaAATGTCCTTTGCCTCGGAAAGGCTCATCTGAAGAACAATGGGACAAAGTTGCATACAAAGTAACATCCAGAACTCCTTGTAGAGTGGATGCTTAGCTATCACGGTAAAATATAAACTCAACGACTCAAAGAAGTAGAAATCACTGCATGTGAGCCCCATAGGCAGCGTTCCTGAGACTGTAGTATGCCCATGAATCAAGCTGCTCTCCAAAGGAACTTTGAATAGAAAGGAGGGAGCAGGTTTGAACTTCAGTtggtgtgtaagagagagaaagagaaacaatgataTCATTTTAATGGGCAGGGTGCAGCACCAGTCACCAAGCCCAAGGCCCTCAACAAGCCTCCTTACTGGACCTCCTACCTTAAACAATGTCCCTTCCCGCTCTCCTGacacacactagacacacactcctaacacactcagagagagggagtgagtcaGAGTCAGAATAAGTCTATCGCCATGAGACAcgtatgtgtacatgtttgcCGGAGTGTGCACACCAAGGCGTCCGAGTCGCTCAAAGGGTACAATGACCTCCTAACCCGGGTAGACCACGATCAGTGCCTGCCTTCTTAATGAGTGCAATCAAACTAAGAGATCCCAGCAGGCCCCCCCCGACCCACCAGCAGCAATCACCACTCTGGATCCAGGTCACAGGTCACAGGtcgttcggggggggggggtaaaggcTGGGCAGGGCTGGCACGCACAGCTGGCAAAGATTAGCAGTATAGCAAGCACACCATGGACTCCCACAAGACACGGACCCACCGCCTCGtattcattacacacacacacacacacacacacacacacacacacacacacacacacacacacacacacacacacacacacacacacagacacgtgtatgtgtgtacagtacAATGTTGAGCACTTGCCATGGTGAATGAGGGCCCTCTATATTCCTTGAGCTGTGGGTGCCACTATCAATGGTACGCCCTCCAGAGATGTAaatcacacgcatacacacgcacacacctccaTGGCCGGGCCTGTCGGTCAGGGGGTTCGACCCCATAAGGGCCCATTGTGTGGAGGCAGCGAGGGACGCAGGGGGCCCTGCGCGTGGATGGAGTGGGGCCGTCACCACACCACTGTGGTGTCGTTgtgttggcctgtgtgtgtgtgtgtgtgtgtgtgtgtgtgtgttgtccctcGGTGTGGTTATTGTCTCTTTGCATGTATGTTTTTCCGTACGTGTGCGTTATGTGCATCTCATTGTCCCCGGACAGAATAGGCCCTTTATTCACCACTCGGGCAGAACATGCACACGAGCCACCCTCCAATGACACTctcacaggcacgcacacacacggacacacacacacacacacacacacacatacacaaacacacacacatacactggatGTGACTAAAAATGGAACATATCCTTTTTGCACGCACGCTcgtaagcacgcacacacacacgcacacggcatGTGACAACACCCCATCCCCAAATTAGACAGCCCAAACATCTCCCATTAATCTCTCTGTTGCGCAcaaatccaacacacacacacaaacctgagTGTGATCAGCTGGTGACTTCCAGCAatagcacacgcacatgcacatttgCGCATGTGTGGGTTGAAttttgacatgtgtgtgtgtttgaatgctgTGTGTGACAGCGCAGGAGCCAATGCTGACGAAAGAGGTAGAAAATAAACAGAAGGCTCGTGGGGAGTATTGTAATCCCAACTTCCTGTCACGGTCAGCGCCTATTTACAGCCCAACAATGGGccaggaaagtgtgtgtgtgtgtgtgtgtgtgtgtgtgtgtgtgtgtgtgtgtgtgtgtgtgtgtgtgtgtgtgtgtgtgtgtgtgtgtgtgtgtgtgtgtgtgtgtgtgtgtgtgtgtgtgtgtgtgtgtgtacatactcCATTAAGCAAGGCTATCATACTACAGTGGTATTAATAGCAAGATGGTCCATTTCACGTGGCTTTCTACACCACCTCTGCTCACTGCCATCATTTACTGTCTTTGCCTCTTGATTGATCCGGTTATTTCGAGGCAGCAGAAGAAATGTAGACACCGCTAATTGATTTTCTCATAAATCATGAATTTTGAATAGCTGTGATCCACTATGGTAGTGGAGTCCTCGTAACTATGAGCAACATGCATTTTATGTAGCACTCTCTGAAGATCTATTACATTTTGAATTACCATtacatttcttacatttttttgAAGAACGCTGAATCCCTATACATTTCCTTCTCCGTGTCTCCCACCTTCtcgctcttcccctctcctactctatctctctttatccCTGTTTATTTCCACAACCAACAGGCTGTTTCCCTGAGCTGGTCTGACTAATGTGGGCcacattgtgtctgtgtattggcAGACGTAATCCTGTCCTAAAAATCATGTATCCAAAACACTCAGTGGACTTAACAAACCTCTACACTCTCTCAGAAAGCTCTCTTTTAATCTGTCCTCGTATTGTTCAATCCAAAGCCTTATTTTAACTGTAGGGTTGACAtaagtgtgtgcctgtgtgtgtgcctttcaaAATGAGAAGAATCGAAGTGATTGTGTGCAAGAATGTGTGTAGCAAAGTTAAGGTTACAATCACactgcgtgtgtgattgtgtgtgtgtgtgattgcgtgtgtgtgtgtgcttttgtgtgtgtaagaggcgtCTGTGTGTAAGGCATGTGCGATGGGCAGCTAAACACAGACACTCAAAGAATCTCTTTCTTCTCGTTTGAAGTGAGTTCAAATGCTCTTCAAAGACTGGCTGTCTGTATGacggcacagagagagagggggagaggtacTCAGAACAgaggggctgtgtgtgcgtgtgtgtgtgcgtgtgtgtgtgcccgtgagtgtgtgtgtgtgcccgtgagTGTGTCGGGGGATCTTGGTCATGTGCCTTAAACACAACTTATGTCTCGTACAGCGTGCATTCAGTGTGTCGGTTGCTAGACACAGCTGAGCTCTTCTGCACTGCCAAGCAAGCAAACGCCAACCTTTAGCTTGGCGCACTTCCTGTTAACCCTGACAGCTCTGAACTTTCGTTCCCTGGGCTAATGATACTGGTTACTATGCTGGCTTTAATATTGGACCATAAATGCATGTCTGCAGACATTTCTGCAGACACAACCATCCCTCAAATCAGTAGTACTTAACATTGTCGGATGGAGATGAACAGTGAGATCCTTTGGACTCCATTGACTCGTGTGCTGGGGGACCCGGAGGTAGTTATTCTGTCAAATCCAACTCATTGGAATCCAAACAGCTGTGGGGATTTCGCCTGAGTCCAAAATGACCACATTTACTTTGACACATAAACATACTAATTATGGTTGACAATGACATTAGCCATTTGTGGACTTGATGTGTTAAGAAGACACTTGGTAGAAGACTCTGGCTGTTTGTGTAATATCGCGTATCTCTTCCCGGACATGCCGTGTGTCAGCTACAGCCAGGGAGCTGTAGGTAGCAGGGTGATGTCCACGCCACGCTATTAGACACAGTTATGTTCTGCTTCACCGAGGAAACCTActtgtcctcttcctcttcctccaaccCAGCACATTGCTGCTGCTCCCTTCACAGCAGAAATGACATGCTGCTTTGTGCCTGGCACAAACAATGTTTTCAGCAggcctgtcctgtctctctcccctcatccccactccctacctctctctctcactcactcactcactcactcactcacacacacacacacacacacacacacacacacacacacacacacacacacacacacacacacacacacacacacacacacacacacacacacacacacacacacacacaggggcatatAACAGCGCccaggggaagaggggaggagggaataAGTGAGTAGCAGAAGGAGGAGTGCACAGAGTGATGGGGTGAGTGATGGGGTGAGTGATGGGGTGAGTGATGGGgtgaggatgggagagagacgggggagagggaTATCCCAGGGATGAGGTAAAAGGGGTAATGTgttggggtggggtggtgggggggggcggggggggatgaAGTGAATGGAAAGGCGTCCGTGCCTGGCGATGACAAAGAACCAAACGCGTCTAAAAGGCATATTACCCAACCTACCTTCACCCCTTCCTAACCTGGACACCGACCAGCCTCCACCCATCGCGCGCCCCACCCAGATAACTACCACACAGGCAGTGATCGGCCCCTGAGTTTGGCGGTACTGCAGGGCCCAGGGCCCGTATCACGACTAGAGCTCACGTGTCAGCACTTCATGGGCCCCCCGGCGGCCAGGGAACCATGTCTGTCTGTAAGCCAGAGACACACTGTCTCACACAACACAAGTGCAGTGGAGGAGacgatgcctgtgtgtgtgtgtgtgtgtgtgtgtgcgtgtttgtgtgtgcgtgtttgtgtgtgtgtgtttgtgtgtgtgttggattctttctctctcttttttttcaggTCAAAATGGATGTTGAagtctgttgctctctctcccgccctcgctctagctctctctcagAGCGTGTGAGGGTCAGCAGCCAGGGAGCCAGAGGTTATATAAATGCGATGCCGAAGCGGGGAAGAAAGCAGAAAGACATTACgtaaagagctggagcaggacaaAGGTTAATAGAGGAAGAGAGcaagggggcgagagagaaggaaaccgagagagagagagagagaaagaatagcCATTATATAAAGGGATAAAGCCTGGGGAGAATTATTGGTAGCTCTGAGTTAGTATTACATAAAGGGATGGGTCCAtctctgaatgaatgaatgaataacacAATTTGGCtctgtatttgtgtttatttatgctTAATGTCTCACCCTGCCTTAGGTTTCTTAAGGGTTTTCTTGGATCTAGTCATAGGTATATTTCTGAAGCCACACACCTTGGGTCTAACACAGCGAGCCTCAGATTAGCCTGATGCTGCTTCACACCACATCAGCCCGTCTCTGATCTCTTGTGTTGGCTGCTGATGGCTCCACACCACGTCATCCGTTTGGCTCCCATTTAATCCACTTCCTCTTTTAATTAAACTCACCCCACACATCTCttcccactctctcttgctctctcactctctttccatgtcgccctctctctctttccgtctctcgttctctcctccactcttgtTCTCATTaggaaattaaaaataaaaaatctgatTAAATACCCCTCTGAGATTTTTAGGGGGAAGTTGGCCTTAACTTGTATCTTAAGGGTCACGAAACGATTTTTTATTAGGTAGTAGATGATCCAAAATATttccatctctcttcctctcaacaATTACATTTACGCGGTCGGTGTAAATAGGGTTAAAAGGTTTATTTTTCACCTTGTTATGGGTAGAATGGTAAACTGCTTACAGTGTTTCGACAAACTCAACTATACATACCAATACCGCCATAGAGGTGGTTTTGAAGCAACTGAAATATTGACACGAACCAAATGTGCTTTTTCTGTGATGGGACCAATACCATGTTCCTATTTTTTGTGATCGGTCTCTTCAAAATCCTTGGCTTTATTGGAACAGGAAATGTACCTTTACATTGCCAAAGCCCGTAGAAAGTTACAAAATTGCAAATAGTCAATAAGACACACAACAGCAGTCGTTTTCAGGGAGATGTTCATAACTAAGACTATGGATGTAGAGAAATGACAAGCAAGCATAAACATTGTAGTAAAGACGACAtctaaatctctctctttctcttctctcttctcttctcccttctcctctgtcctctctcctatATGTTCTGTGAAAAGTCGCTTCCAGGCATTCGTTTGTGTGTAAATGGTTTTTGGTCTTATGCTCGTTTGCCTTCTCCCCCGACAGGTACTACTACAACAAGCGCATCCTGCACAAGACCAAGGGCAAGCGCTTCACCTACAAGTTCAACTTCAACAAGCTGGTCCTGGTCAACTACCCCTTCATCGACGTGGGCTCCGGTGGTAAGGACGGCGCccagcctgtctgtgtctgtgttgtgtgtgcgtctgccccGTGCGCAGGCTACGCCTAATCCGACAATACGATGGCTAGATTACATAGAATTACACGCAAGACGAGGAAGAAGACAATATATATTATCGGTCACCATCCACACAACCTATCCCTCTTTTGACTCACTTTTTCTCAATTCAATTAAACAGACAAAAAAATCATGGGCTTGGGAAACACACGTTTGCATCGCCAAAGCCCCTAGAAAGTCAAATAAGATACAAAAATGCAAATAGTGTGCGTTTTCAGAGAGATGTTCTGCACTGGTTTTTACTAGGCTATAGATGTACAGAAATGGCAAGCAAGGGTCAACATCGTagtaaactctctctctctctttctctccctccctccctccccctccctctccaggcAGCGCCGTCCCCCAGAGCGCCCCGCCCGTGCCCACCAGCGGCAGCTCCCACTTCCGCTTCCCCTCCACGCCCAGCGAGGTGCTGTCGCCCAATGAGGAGCTGCGCAGCCCTGGGGGCGTGTTCGGGGCGGTAGCGCGCCGCATGGGCCGCGGCTCCGTCAGCGACTGCAGCGACGGCACCTCCGTCAACTCGGAGATCGAGGAGGGCAACGGGGGCGTGGCCGAGGAGCGCGGCGGGGAGAGGGGCctgagcgggggagggggcggaggagtGGGGTTCAGGGGCCTGATCCACCCGCGCCTCTCCCACGAGTCCCTCCTCCGCATGTACGGAGCGGGGAACCCCGCCGGCCACCACGGCTCCCGGGGCCCGCACAGGGGCCACCAGGAGCCCATCTCCCCCTTCCCCGTGTCGCCGCTGCCGGGGCCCGGGGGCTCCGGcctgctggccccgcccctctccccggCGCTCTCCatgaccccctcctcccacctgccctacaccccctcccccaccctgtcGCCCATGCTGGGCTCCCACTTCTCCTTCAACCCCGAGGACATGAAGCGCTACCTGCAGGCCCACACCCAGTCGGTGTACAACTACCACCTGAGCCCCCGCGCCTTCCTGCACTACCCCAACATCGTCATCCCCCAGCCCCACCGGCCCAGCGTGGACAAGGCcgccgagagggagagggagagggagagggggggaggactgGGCGAGAGGGGCGAGCGAGCAGCCGCATTGGCCGGAggcgagagggagcgagagagggagcgagacagagagcgcCACCCGCAGCACCCGTCTCTGGCGCACGTggccctccatcaccaccaccaccacccccaccatcacccgCCGCACTCGGCCCACCCGCACCCCCACCCGCACTCCCACCCCACGCACCACCCGCTgcacctgggggaggaggcggcGCACATGTCCCCCTTCAAGTTCAAGCtgcagccgccgccgctggGCCGCAAGCAGCGCGGGGACGGCCAGGGGTCCGGCCGGCAGGGCTCCATGTCCTCCGCCTCCGGGACCTCCACGTCGGGCATGGGCTCCTCGCTGTCCTTCGGCAGCGACCTCAGCTCGGCCGGCGGCTCGGGCCTCGTGTCCAACTCCTCGTCCACGCAGTCGCTCAACAGCGCCGGGCTGCCCAAGATCAAGGTGAGGGGGGCACTGAACGTAGGGGGGCAGGGGGTAGAGCCTCTACTGCTCTGTGGTAGAGGCTCTACTGCTCTGTGGTAGAGGCTCTACTGCTCTCTGGTATAGCCTCTACTGCTGGGCTCTGTGGTAGAGCCTCTACCGCTCTGTGGTAGAGCCTCTACCGCTCTGTGGTAGAGCCTCTACCACTCTGTGGTAGAGCCTCTACCGCTCTGTGGTAGAGGCTCTACTGCTCTCTGGTAGAGCCTCTACTGCTGGGCTCTGTGGTAGAGCCTCTACCGCTCTGTGGTAGAGCCTCTACCGCTCTTTAATAGAGCCTCTACTGCTCTGTGGTAGAGCCTATACTGCTCTGTGGTAGAGCCTATACTGCTCTGTAATAGAGCCTCTACTGCTCTGTAATAGAGCCTCTACTGCTCTGTAATAGAGCCTCTACTGCTCTGTGGTAGAGCCTCTACTGCTCTGTGGTAGAGCCTCTACTGCTCTGTGGTAGAGCCTCTACTGCTCTGTAATAGAGCCTCTACCGCTCTGTGGTAGAGCCTCTACTGCTCTGTGGTAGAGCCTCTACTGCTCTGTAATAGAGCCTCTACCGCTCTGTGGTAGAGCCTCTACTGCTCTGTAATAGAGCCTTTACTGCTCTGTGGTAGAGCCTCTACTGCTCTGTGGTAGAGCCTCTACTGCTCTGTAATAGAGCCTCTACCGCTCTGTGGTAGAGCCTCTACTGCTCTGTGGTAGAGCCTCTACTGCTCTGTGGTAGAGGCTCTACTGCTCTGTGGTAGAGCCTCTACTGCCAGGCTCTGTGGTAGAGCCATAAGCCCAGTGCAAACCAATGCACATTTTCCCCCATGTTTTCGGTGCGGTTCCCGCCCCCAGGATAAATGCTATAAGAACACGTAGTGCAAATGGTGTTATTTTTCTAGCTTGATGAGGGACATTTAAATACATAACTTAGTGTTATGGCCCAGCCTTGTGCTTTAGGCTCTAAGACGGAGTGGTAATGAGAAAAACAACAGCCTGACTGGCAGTGCCGCAGTTCGACCTAAGACTGACGCTAACTTTCTCTGtttcctctccttctgtctgcctccccctccctccaggtggAGCCCATCTCAGACATcgagtcagaggaggaggtggaggtgacagACATCAGCGAGGAGGACCCCGACGAGGACTATGAGCTCTTCTCCGCCCGCAATGTCCGGGgcggccccgcccaccagcacccccaccgcctcaaccacacccacccccacctcgcCAACGGCAGtgccctgcaccaccaccacggcagccacaacaaccaccacccacaccacccccacctccagcacaaccaccaccacgggTACCAgccccaccagcagcaccaccccctcccccaccaccccctcccccaccaccccctcccccaccaccaccaccaccccgacgACGACCTGGACGAGGACGTGTTCAAggcgccggccccgcccccgcccggcCTCTCGCCCTTCGCCGTGTCGCCGCACCGCGCGCCCGCCCCCTTCACCCCCAGCGCCATCGCCCCCGTcacggcggcggccatcaagagCGAGCCGGCCGATTCCCCGCCGCCCACCCAGTGCATCCCGCTGAAGCTGCGCTTCAAGCGGCGCTGGAGCGAGGACCAGCGCATGGAGACCTCGTCCCAAGAGGAGTCGGACGACAAGAAGGTGCGCGCCGAGCAGGAGAGGCAGCGGAACGGCGCCCGGTTGGAtaccaaggaggaggaggacagcggccggaggcggagggaaggaggaggaggaggaggagggggggaggacgcAGACAGCCCGCCCCCCCTGGTGTACGAGCGgtctctggccccgcccccgctgctgGCGTCCCACCGGAGGGTGAGCGCCGAACTGCACCGTGCCACGGCCCAGCTCTCCCTGGAGAACAAGACCTGctgatgggacacacacacacacacacacacacacacacacacacacacacacacacacacacacacacacacacacacagccccaacACTAATGTCCCGGGACCACTGCTGAACCCCTGAGactccttcacacacacgcacactcctcACACACCGACCGGCTAAGCAgggctctcctcccctcctggaCTAGtaaccctcccccctgcccacccccccccccacccccccccctcctccggccAGTGCAtctacaaacaaaaaaacaaatgtctaAGTCCCGCCCACTCCAGCACCTCTCCTGCCTTGCAGACCCCGTCATTGGTGGGGCTCACCTATCAGTCTCTCCTCATGGGACCTGCTGCTCAGTCTCTGTAGAGACGACAGGGTTTTGATCAAAGTGCCTGTATCTAAAACACATGATGATGAAGTGATGACCAAGAGTGGAGTTACGTGGGAGGGGTGATTGTCTGTCACCACGTAAGCCTCCTTGGacaaacggagggggggggggcgggggctgttTTGCTTAGAACAACTGACAAGACCCACTCCACTCAGGGAAGCCAATCGCAGCTCACTTAC of Gadus macrocephalus chromosome 11, ASM3116895v1 contains these proteins:
- the erfl3 gene encoding ETS domain-containing transcription factor ERF, with the protein product MKTPGDTGFAFPDWAYKPESSPGSRQIQLWHFILELLRKEEYHDVIAWQGDYGEFVIKDPDEVARLWGARKCKPQMNYDKLSRALRYYYNKRILHKTKGKRFTYKFNFNKLVLVNYPFIDVGSGGSAVPQSAPPVPTSGSSHFRFPSTPSEVLSPNEELRSPGGVFGAVARRMGRGSVSDCSDGTSVNSEIEEGNGGVAEERGGERGLSGGGGGGVGFRGLIHPRLSHESLLRMYGAGNPAGHHGSRGPHRGHQEPISPFPVSPLPGPGGSGLLAPPLSPALSMTPSSHLPYTPSPTLSPMLGSHFSFNPEDMKRYLQAHTQSVYNYHLSPRAFLHYPNIVIPQPHRPSVDKAAERERERERGGGLGERGERAAALAGGERERERERDRERHPQHPSLAHVALHHHHHHPHHHPPHSAHPHPHPHSHPTHHPLHLGEEAAHMSPFKFKLQPPPLGRKQRGDGQGSGRQGSMSSASGTSTSGMGSSLSFGSDLSSAGGSGLVSNSSSTQSLNSAGLPKIKVEPISDIESEEEVEVTDISEEDPDEDYELFSARNVRGGPAHQHPHRLNHTHPHLANGSALHHHHGSHNNHHPHHPHLQHNHHHGYQPHQQHHPLPHHPLPHHPLPHHHHHPDDDLDEDVFKAPAPPPPGLSPFAVSPHRAPAPFTPSAIAPVTAAAIKSEPADSPPPTQCIPLKLRFKRRWSEDQRMETSSQEESDDKKVRAEQERQRNGARLDTKEEEDSGRRRREGGGGGGGGEDADSPPPLVYERSLAPPPLLASHRRVSAELHRATAQLSLENKTC